One segment of Choristoneura fumiferana chromosome 26, NRCan_CFum_1, whole genome shotgun sequence DNA contains the following:
- the LOC141442732 gene encoding uncharacterized protein — protein sequence MESAACRRRASDAEQSAWWTYSATAECEPVAVKEEPEGGECGVSEAAVAECLFAGHEVKDELVIGPVLIQQQDVAFSMQNSMWRLGVGSCRPKQEGGADAAPDCTHTCPGDGARCNRSPEQQHGLSSCFVRLERLPVGDLHRGALNWTEVGPCPLQPAGGAGAAPECTHTRPGEGPRCNMSHDQQFQLRSCSVRLERMPMEDLPRCDTCLVIFYCKLSLKSHNCIHSVEESNFCEKLATHQVETGSERLFRYSSAGASFTEETSYCENISKSLCRNQSFVSFHTGKKPFSCDVCKSRFSLRISLTVHRRIHTGEKPFSCDVCKSRFTQRGDLTVHRRTHTGEKPFSCDVCKLRFSKRCYLADHRRTHTGEKPFSCDVCKSRFTQRGDLTVHRRTHTGEKPFSCDVCKSRFRRSGDLTVHRRTHTGEKPFSCDVCKSRFTQRGDLTVHRRTHTGEKPFSCDVCKLRFSKTSHLADHRRTHTGEKPFSCDVCKLRFTQRGDLTAHRRTHTGEKPFSCEVCKSRFTRSGDLTAHRRIHTGEKPFSCDVCKSRFTDRSALAVHKRTHTGEKPFSCDVCKLCFTRSGNLTTHRRTHTGEKPFSCDVCKSRFARKCTLTAHRRIHTGEKPFSCDVCKSRFKDRSALAVHKRTHTGEKPFSCDICKSQFARKCDISAHIQTHTSQ from the exons ATGGAGTCAGCCGCCTGCCGCCGCCGTGCTTCCGACGCGGAACAGTCGGCGTGGTGGACATACAGCGCGACTGCGGAGTGCGAGCCTGTGGCGGTGAAGGAGGAGCCCGAGGGGGGCGAGTGCGGCGTGAGCGAGGCGGCCGTGGCAGAATGCTTGTTCGCCGGCCACGAGGTTAAGGACGAACTAGTAATTGGACCTGTATTGATACAGCAGCAGGACGTGGCGTTTTCAATGCAAA ATTCCATGTGGAGACTGGGGGTGGGTTCGTGCAGGCCGAAGCAGGAAGGCGGCGCCGACGCCGCACCCGACTGCACCCACACCTGCCCCGGGGATGGCGCTCGCTGCAACAGGAGCCCCGAGCAGCAGCACGGGCTCAGTAGCTGTTTTGTCAGACTGGAGCGACTTCCAGTAGGAGACCTGCACAGAG GTGCATTGAACTGGACTGAGGTGGGCCCGTGCCCGCTACAGCCAGCGGGCGGAGCCGGGGCCGCGCCCGAGTGCACCCACACCCGCCCCGGGGAGGGACCTCGCTGCAACATGAGCCACGACCAACAGTTCCAGCTTAGGAGCTGCTCTGTGAGGCTCGAGCGCATGCCCATGGAAGACTTGCCCAGATGCGACACTTGTCTCGTGAtcttttattgtaaattaagtttaaaaagtCACAATTGCATACATTCAGTAGAAGAATCTAATTTTTGTGAAAAGTTAGCGACGCATCAGGTAGAAACGGGGAGTGAAAGATTGTTTCGATATTCGTCCGCTGGTGCTAGTTTCACAGAAGAAACGTCTTACTGTGAAAATATTTCTAAATCACTTTGTCGAAATCAATCTTTTGTGTCTTTTCACACAGGCAAGAAACCTTTCtcttgtgacgtttgtaagtcgcggtttTCGCTTAGAATTAGTTTGACTGTGCATCGAAGAATTCACACAGGCgaaaaacctttttcttgtgacgtttgtaagtcgcggtttACGCAAAGAGGTGATTTGACTGTgcatagacgaactcacacaggcgagaaacctttttcttgtgacgtttgtaagtTGCGGTTTTCGAAAAGATGCTATTTGGCTGATCatagacgaactcacacaggcgagaaacctttttcttgtgacgtttgtaaATCGCGGTTTACGCAAAGAGGTGATTTGACTGTgcatagacgaactcacacaggcgagaaacctttttcttgtgacgtttgtaagtcgcggtttAGGCGAAGTGGTGATTTGACTGTgcatagacgaactcacacaggcgagaaacctttttcttgtgacgtaTGTAAGTCGCGGTTTACGCAAAGAGGTGATTTGACTGTgcatagacgaactcacacaggcgagaaacctttttcttgtgacgtaTGTAAGTTGCGGTTTTCGAAAACAAGCCATTTGGCTGATCATAGACGAACTCatacaggcgagaaacctttttcttgtgacgtttgtaagtTGCGGTTTACGCAAAGAGGTGATTTGACTGCgcatagacgaactcacacaggcgagaaacctttttcttgtgaagtttgtaagtcgcggtttACGCGAAGTGGTGATTTGACTGCGCATAGACGaattcacacaggcgagaaacctttttcttgcgatgtttgtaagtcgcggtttACGGACAGAAGCGCGTTGGCTGTGCataaacgaactcacacaggcgagaaacctttctcttgtgacgtttgtaagtTGTGCTTTACGCGAAGTGGTAATTTGACTACgcatagacgaactcacacaggcgagaaacctttttcttgtgacgtttgCAAGTCGCGGTTTGCTAGAAAATGTACTTTGACTGCACATAGACGAATTCACAcgggcgagaaacctttttcttgcgatgtttgtaagtcgcggtttAAGGACAGAAGCGCGTTGGCTGTGCataaacgaactcacacaggcgagaaacctttctCTTGTGACATTTGCAAGTCGCAGTTTGCCAGAAAATGTGATATTTCTGCGCATATACAAACTCACACAAGCCAGTAA
- the LOC141443072 gene encoding uncharacterized protein has protein sequence MESSDAEQSVRWTCSVTVKCEPVTVKEEPQGGECGVSEAAVAGLYAGHEVKDEIVIGPETVQQQDVAFSMQNDLSRTEGPRSRKPERDAKVVSDCIHTCPGDGSCCNRSTKQQYGLTKCSCNLPTPLKCHQQSALNSIEQYPSKLQRAGGASLHSRPGEESRCDMSHKQQFQLRSCSVRLERILMEDLPTSSPLDFQLVDAAPDCTHTCPGDGARCNRSTGRAAAARAQELFYTLNRTEVVPCQLQPAGGAGAAPECTHTRPGEGPRCNMSHDQQFQLRSCSVRLERMPMEDLPRCDTCLVIFYSRHRAASATARCTFTTPYNVHRAAP, from the exons atggagTCTTCCGACGCGGAACAGTCGGTGCGGTGGACTTGCAGCGTGACTGTCAAGTGCGAGCCTGTGACGGTGAAAGAGGAGCCCCAGGGGGGCGAGTGCGGCGTGAGCGAGGCGGCCGTGGCAGGCTTGTACGCCGGACACGAGGTCAAGGACGAAATAGTCATTGGACCTGAAACGGTGCAGCAGCAGGACGTCGCTTTTTCAATGCAAA ATGATCTGAGCAGAACGGAGGGTCCACGCAGCCGGAAGCCTGAGAGGGATGCCAAAGTTGTATCTGACTGCATCCACACCTGCCCCGGGGATGGCTCTTGCTGCAACAGGAGCACCAAGCAGCAGTATGGGCTCACGAAATGCTCCTGCAACTTGCCAACCCCACTTAAGTGTCACCAGCAAA GTGCATTGAATAGCATCGAGCAGTATCCAAGCAAGCTGCAGCGGGCAGGCGGAGCCAGCTTGCACAGCCGCCCTGGGGAGGAATCTCGCTGCGACATGAGCCATAAGCAACAGTTCCAGCTTAGGAGCTGCTCTGTGAGGCTCGAACGCATCCTTATGGAAGACTTGCCCACAT cctctccCCTAGATTTCCAACTCGTCGACGCCGCACCCGACTGCACCCACACCTGCCCCGGGGATGGCGCTCGCTGCAACAGGAGCACGGGCCGTGCAGCAGCAGCACGGGCTCAGGAGCTGTTTT ATACACTGAACAGGACTGAGGTGGTCCCGTGCCAGCTGCAGCCAGCGGGCGGAGCCGGGGCCGCGCCCGAGTGCACCCACACCCGCCCCGGGGAGGGACCTCGCTGCAACATGAGCCACGACCAACAGTTCCAGCTTAGGAGCTGCTCTGTGAGGCTCGAGCGCATGCCCATGGAAGACTTGCCCAGATGCGACACTTGTCTCGTGAtcttttatt CGCGGCACCGTGCCGCGTCGGCCACCGCCCGTTGTACGTTCACGACGCCGTATAACGTGCACCGCGCGGCACCGTGA